The following are from one region of the Mangifera indica cultivar Alphonso chromosome 14, CATAS_Mindica_2.1, whole genome shotgun sequence genome:
- the LOC123197012 gene encoding GTP 3',8-cyclase, mitochondrial-like isoform X1, translated as MFFPLLLSVSAATMRRHLPNIHNFRSGLTAFNCFLVRSEVGSYRGTHDHMSKFMYATSSLSLSEYSLDDKDKDKDEENRVSDMLIDSFGRMHTYLRVSVTERCNLRCQYCMPSEGVDLTPNPQLLSLNEILRLANLFVTSGVNKIRLTGGEPTIRKDIEQICYQLSNLKGLKTLSMTTNGLTLARKLPKLQECGLTGLNISLDTLVPAKFEFLTRRKGHQRVLESIDTAIDIGYNPVKVNCVLMRGFNDDEICDFVELTRNKPINVRFIEFMPFDGNVWNVKKLVPYSEMLDTVVKKFPGLKRLQDYPTETAKNFKIDGHCGTVSFITSMTEHFCAGCSRLRLLADGNFKVCLFGPSEVSLRDPLRQNATDDELREIIGAAVKRKKASHAGMFDIAKTANRPMIHIGG; from the exons atgtttttcccTCTTCTTCTTTCGGTTTCAGCAGCCACCATGAGGCGCCATCTGCCTAATATCCATAACTTCCGTTCAGGATTAACAGCTTTCAATTGCTTCTTG GTTCGTTCTGAAGTTGGATCCTATCGAGGTACACATGATCATATGAGCAAATTCATGTATGCAACTTCATCTCTTAGCCTTTCGGAATATTCTTTGGATGATAAAgacaaagataaagatgaagagaatCGAGTTTCTGATATGTTAATCGATTCATTTGGAAGGATGCACACTTACTTGAGAGTATCCGTGACTGAGCGTTGCAATTTACGTTGTCAGTATTGTATGCCATCTGAGGGCGTGGACCTCACTCCTAATCCTCAATTACTGTCACTCAATGAAATTCTTCGCTTGGCTAATCTTTTTGTAACTTCTGGTGTCAATAAAATTCGTTTAACTGGTGGGGAGCCTACCATTAGGAAGGATATTGAACAAATATGCTATCAACTATCTAACTTGAAAGGTCTTAAGACACTTTCCATGACTACTAATGGACTCACCCTCGCAAGAAAACTTCCCAAGCTACAAGAGTGTGGCCTTACTGGTTTAAATATCAGCTTAGACACATTAGTTCCTGCAAAATTCGAATTCTTGACCAGGCGCAAGGGCCATCAAAGGGTTCTCGAGTCCATTGATACTGCTATAGACATTGGCTACAATCCTGTCAAA GTGAATTGTGTACTGATGCGTGGGTTtaatgatgatgagatatgTGATTTTGTAGAGCTAACACGCAATAAACCAATTAATGTTCGATTCATTGAATTCATGCCTTTTGATGGAAATGTTTGGAATGTCAAGAAGCTTGTACCGTACTCAGAGATGTTGGATACAGTG GTAAAAAAGTTTCCTGGACTCAAGAGATTACAAGATTACCCAACGGAAACAGCcaagaatttcaaaattgatgGGCATTGTGGTACTGTCTCTTTCATTACATCTATGACTGAGCATTTTTGTGCTGGTTGCAGTAGATTGCGACTTTTGGCTGATGGGAACTTCAAAGTATGCCTCTTTGGTCCTTCAGAG GTTAGCTTAAGGGATCCCCTCCGCCAGAATGCGACTGATGATGAGCTCAGGGAAATAATTGGGGCAGCG GTAAAAAGGAAGAAAGCTTCACATGCTGGGATGTTTGATATTGCAAAGACGGCTAATAGACCTATGATACATATTGGTGGCTAA
- the LOC123195553 gene encoding uncharacterized protein LOC123195553, with amino-acid sequence MASLSLCGVGIRSHNLPFLSLKLTPKLSLITFNFRLKNTVKLQIRQRSFSAFASNSNPSGGDSLEEKVKPDETDAGQGPPFLTILAGLLVFLLICWIVGSLVSWLVRLIF; translated from the exons ATGGCGTCCCTCTCGCTTTGTGGCGTGGGAATACGATCTCATAATCTCCCCTTTCTCTCCCTTAAACTTACTCCCAAACTCTCTCTAATTACTTTCAATTTCAG GTTGAAGAATACTGTGAAATTGCAAATCAGGCAAAGGTCATTTTCCGCATTTGCATCAAATTCAAATCCTTCTGGAGGAGATTCTCTTGAAGAGAAAGTGAAACCAGACGAGACTGATGCTGGCCAAGGTCCTCCATTCCTCACTATTCTGGCTGGGTTGCTAGTGTTTTTACTTATTTGTTGGATAGTTGGATCCCTTGTATCGTGGCTTGTTcgtttaatattttaa
- the LOC123195552 gene encoding uncharacterized protein LOC123195552 encodes MTTQMAEEGKADAQLFQLLSNLLQQVEALTNQEEVELRSKIEALGLEVTKVPVQSEQLDELEIARELDKLSAKLDDVDEMISSTIAADPQVQSLLSGTADVWMPVIKATADERQAFTGSIGDDSTEAKGKSSG; translated from the exons ATGACAACTCAAATGGCAGAAGAAGGGAAAGCAGATGCGCAGCTCTTTCAGCTTCTTTCCAATCTCCTTCAGCAG GTGGAAGCACTGACTAATCAGGAGGAAGTTGAATTGCGTTCCAAAATTGAAGCGCTTGGGTTGGAGGTAACAAAAGTTCCTGTGCAGTCAGAACAGCTTGATGAG TTGGAAATAGCAAGGGAGTTGGATAAATTATCAGCAAAGTTGGATGATGTTGATGAGATGATATCCTCAACAATAGCTGCTGACCCACAGGTTCAGTCACTCTTGAGTGGCACAGCTGATGTATGGATGCCAGTTATTAAAGCCACAGCTGATGAGCGGCAGGCTTTTACTGGATCAATTGGAGATGATAGTACagaagcaaaaggaaaaagCTCCGGTTAA
- the LOC123197015 gene encoding E3 ubiquitin-protein ligase RNF181-like has translation MSSTASATTTATDRVTCWCHQCDMSVSLVFSSSSTISSSPTISLPCPHCHSLSLEHMDAPPDLISNSHFDFLFADYDFDCYDDGTGDNASNSVTNAWQSSISNLVISESLSGELCVICKDEFFVDSEVNQLPCKHLYHPHCILPWLSHHSSCPLCRFQLISGNE, from the exons ATGTCATCCACCGCCTCCGCCACCACCACCGCCACCGACAGAGTCACTTGTTGGTGTCACCAATGTGATATGAGCGTCAGTCTCGTCTTTTCCTCCAGCTCCACCATCTCTTCTTCTCCTACAATCTCACTCCCCTGCCCCCACTGCCACTCCCTCTCTCTCGAACACATGGATGCCCCTCCAGATCTTATCTCCAATTCCCATTTCGACTTCCTTTTTGCTGATTACGATTTCGATTGCTACGATGATGGTACTGGTGATAATGCATCCAATTCAGTCACCAATGCTTGGCAATCATCAATTTCGAATCTGGTAATATCTGAATCTTTGTCAGGAGAGTTGTGTGTTATTTGTAAAGATGAGTTCTTTGTTGATTCAGAAGTCAATCAACTTCCTTGCAAACACCTTTACCATCCTCACTGCATCCTCCCTTGGCTTTCCCATCATTCCTCCTGCCCTCTCTGCAGATTCCAGTTAATTTCAG GCAATGAATAA
- the LOC123197012 gene encoding GTP 3',8-cyclase, mitochondrial-like isoform X4 has protein sequence MFFPLLLSVSAATMRRHLPNIHNFRSGLTAFNCFLVRSEVGSYRGTHDHMSKFMYATSSLSLSEYSLDDKDKDKDEENRVSDMLIDSFGRMHTYLRVSVTERCNLRCQYCMPSEGVDLTPNPQLLSLNEILRLANLFVTSGVNKIRLTGGEPTIRKDIEQICYQLSNLKGLKTLSMTTNGLTLARKLPKLQECGLTGLNISLDTLVPAKFEFLTRRKGHQRVLESIDTAIDIGYNPVKVNCVLMRGFNDDEICDFVELTRNKPINVRFIEFMPFDGNVWNVKKLVPYSEMLDTVVSRLRLLADGNFKVCLFGPSEVSLRDPLRQNATDDELREIIGAAVKRKKASHAGMFDIAKTANRPMIHIGG, from the exons atgtttttcccTCTTCTTCTTTCGGTTTCAGCAGCCACCATGAGGCGCCATCTGCCTAATATCCATAACTTCCGTTCAGGATTAACAGCTTTCAATTGCTTCTTG GTTCGTTCTGAAGTTGGATCCTATCGAGGTACACATGATCATATGAGCAAATTCATGTATGCAACTTCATCTCTTAGCCTTTCGGAATATTCTTTGGATGATAAAgacaaagataaagatgaagagaatCGAGTTTCTGATATGTTAATCGATTCATTTGGAAGGATGCACACTTACTTGAGAGTATCCGTGACTGAGCGTTGCAATTTACGTTGTCAGTATTGTATGCCATCTGAGGGCGTGGACCTCACTCCTAATCCTCAATTACTGTCACTCAATGAAATTCTTCGCTTGGCTAATCTTTTTGTAACTTCTGGTGTCAATAAAATTCGTTTAACTGGTGGGGAGCCTACCATTAGGAAGGATATTGAACAAATATGCTATCAACTATCTAACTTGAAAGGTCTTAAGACACTTTCCATGACTACTAATGGACTCACCCTCGCAAGAAAACTTCCCAAGCTACAAGAGTGTGGCCTTACTGGTTTAAATATCAGCTTAGACACATTAGTTCCTGCAAAATTCGAATTCTTGACCAGGCGCAAGGGCCATCAAAGGGTTCTCGAGTCCATTGATACTGCTATAGACATTGGCTACAATCCTGTCAAA GTGAATTGTGTACTGATGCGTGGGTTtaatgatgatgagatatgTGATTTTGTAGAGCTAACACGCAATAAACCAATTAATGTTCGATTCATTGAATTCATGCCTTTTGATGGAAATGTTTGGAATGTCAAGAAGCTTGTACCGTACTCAGAGATGTTGGATACAGTGGTAAG TAGATTGCGACTTTTGGCTGATGGGAACTTCAAAGTATGCCTCTTTGGTCCTTCAGAG GTTAGCTTAAGGGATCCCCTCCGCCAGAATGCGACTGATGATGAGCTCAGGGAAATAATTGGGGCAGCG GTAAAAAGGAAGAAAGCTTCACATGCTGGGATGTTTGATATTGCAAAGACGGCTAATAGACCTATGATACATATTGGTGGCTAA
- the LOC123197016 gene encoding uncharacterized protein LOC123197016, with product MGVVIIDGSTVRAFVSDEEQFNKGVNEAFAALDLDKDGVLSRSELCKAFESMRLIDTDTTPCEQVTQLYDSIFDKFDLDSNGSVDVEEFRSEVKKILLAIADGLGSCPIQMALEDDGHSLLKKAADLEASKIAQAKSSS from the coding sequence ATGGGTGTGGTGATAATTGATGGGTCAACAGTTAGAGCTTTTGTGAGTGATGAAGAACAATTTAACAAGGGTGTTAATGAGGCATTTGCAGCTTTAGATCTTGACAAAGACGGGGTTTTATCGCGCTCAGAGCTATGCAAGGCTTTCGAATCTATGCGCCTCATTGACACCGACACTACTCCTTGTGAACAAGTTACACAGCTTTATGATTCCATTTTTGACAAGTTTGATTTGGATAGCAATGGAAGTGTTGATGTTGAAGAGTTCAGGTCAGAGGTAAAAAAGATATTGCTTGCTATTGCTGATGGCTTAGGATCTTGCCCTATTCAGATGGCTCTTGAAGATGATGGTCATAGTTTGCTCAAGAAAGCTGCTGATCTTGAGGCTTCCAAGATTGCTCAAGCTAAATCTTCTTCTTGA
- the LOC123197012 gene encoding GTP 3',8-cyclase, mitochondrial-like isoform X2 — translation MNAATMRRHLPNIHNFRSGLTAFNCFLVRSEVGSYRGTHDHMSKFMYATSSLSLSEYSLDDKDKDKDEENRVSDMLIDSFGRMHTYLRVSVTERCNLRCQYCMPSEGVDLTPNPQLLSLNEILRLANLFVTSGVNKIRLTGGEPTIRKDIEQICYQLSNLKGLKTLSMTTNGLTLARKLPKLQECGLTGLNISLDTLVPAKFEFLTRRKGHQRVLESIDTAIDIGYNPVKVNCVLMRGFNDDEICDFVELTRNKPINVRFIEFMPFDGNVWNVKKLVPYSEMLDTVVKKFPGLKRLQDYPTETAKNFKIDGHCGTVSFITSMTEHFCAGCSRLRLLADGNFKVCLFGPSEVSLRDPLRQNATDDELREIIGAAVKRKKASHAGMFDIAKTANRPMIHIGG, via the exons ATGAACG CAGCCACCATGAGGCGCCATCTGCCTAATATCCATAACTTCCGTTCAGGATTAACAGCTTTCAATTGCTTCTTG GTTCGTTCTGAAGTTGGATCCTATCGAGGTACACATGATCATATGAGCAAATTCATGTATGCAACTTCATCTCTTAGCCTTTCGGAATATTCTTTGGATGATAAAgacaaagataaagatgaagagaatCGAGTTTCTGATATGTTAATCGATTCATTTGGAAGGATGCACACTTACTTGAGAGTATCCGTGACTGAGCGTTGCAATTTACGTTGTCAGTATTGTATGCCATCTGAGGGCGTGGACCTCACTCCTAATCCTCAATTACTGTCACTCAATGAAATTCTTCGCTTGGCTAATCTTTTTGTAACTTCTGGTGTCAATAAAATTCGTTTAACTGGTGGGGAGCCTACCATTAGGAAGGATATTGAACAAATATGCTATCAACTATCTAACTTGAAAGGTCTTAAGACACTTTCCATGACTACTAATGGACTCACCCTCGCAAGAAAACTTCCCAAGCTACAAGAGTGTGGCCTTACTGGTTTAAATATCAGCTTAGACACATTAGTTCCTGCAAAATTCGAATTCTTGACCAGGCGCAAGGGCCATCAAAGGGTTCTCGAGTCCATTGATACTGCTATAGACATTGGCTACAATCCTGTCAAA GTGAATTGTGTACTGATGCGTGGGTTtaatgatgatgagatatgTGATTTTGTAGAGCTAACACGCAATAAACCAATTAATGTTCGATTCATTGAATTCATGCCTTTTGATGGAAATGTTTGGAATGTCAAGAAGCTTGTACCGTACTCAGAGATGTTGGATACAGTG GTAAAAAAGTTTCCTGGACTCAAGAGATTACAAGATTACCCAACGGAAACAGCcaagaatttcaaaattgatgGGCATTGTGGTACTGTCTCTTTCATTACATCTATGACTGAGCATTTTTGTGCTGGTTGCAGTAGATTGCGACTTTTGGCTGATGGGAACTTCAAAGTATGCCTCTTTGGTCCTTCAGAG GTTAGCTTAAGGGATCCCCTCCGCCAGAATGCGACTGATGATGAGCTCAGGGAAATAATTGGGGCAGCG GTAAAAAGGAAGAAAGCTTCACATGCTGGGATGTTTGATATTGCAAAGACGGCTAATAGACCTATGATACATATTGGTGGCTAA
- the LOC123197012 gene encoding GTP 3',8-cyclase, mitochondrial-like isoform X3 has translation MNATMRRHLPNIHNFRSGLTAFNCFLVRSEVGSYRGTHDHMSKFMYATSSLSLSEYSLDDKDKDKDEENRVSDMLIDSFGRMHTYLRVSVTERCNLRCQYCMPSEGVDLTPNPQLLSLNEILRLANLFVTSGVNKIRLTGGEPTIRKDIEQICYQLSNLKGLKTLSMTTNGLTLARKLPKLQECGLTGLNISLDTLVPAKFEFLTRRKGHQRVLESIDTAIDIGYNPVKVNCVLMRGFNDDEICDFVELTRNKPINVRFIEFMPFDGNVWNVKKLVPYSEMLDTVVKKFPGLKRLQDYPTETAKNFKIDGHCGTVSFITSMTEHFCAGCSRLRLLADGNFKVCLFGPSEVSLRDPLRQNATDDELREIIGAAVKRKKASHAGMFDIAKTANRPMIHIGG, from the exons ATGAACG CCACCATGAGGCGCCATCTGCCTAATATCCATAACTTCCGTTCAGGATTAACAGCTTTCAATTGCTTCTTG GTTCGTTCTGAAGTTGGATCCTATCGAGGTACACATGATCATATGAGCAAATTCATGTATGCAACTTCATCTCTTAGCCTTTCGGAATATTCTTTGGATGATAAAgacaaagataaagatgaagagaatCGAGTTTCTGATATGTTAATCGATTCATTTGGAAGGATGCACACTTACTTGAGAGTATCCGTGACTGAGCGTTGCAATTTACGTTGTCAGTATTGTATGCCATCTGAGGGCGTGGACCTCACTCCTAATCCTCAATTACTGTCACTCAATGAAATTCTTCGCTTGGCTAATCTTTTTGTAACTTCTGGTGTCAATAAAATTCGTTTAACTGGTGGGGAGCCTACCATTAGGAAGGATATTGAACAAATATGCTATCAACTATCTAACTTGAAAGGTCTTAAGACACTTTCCATGACTACTAATGGACTCACCCTCGCAAGAAAACTTCCCAAGCTACAAGAGTGTGGCCTTACTGGTTTAAATATCAGCTTAGACACATTAGTTCCTGCAAAATTCGAATTCTTGACCAGGCGCAAGGGCCATCAAAGGGTTCTCGAGTCCATTGATACTGCTATAGACATTGGCTACAATCCTGTCAAA GTGAATTGTGTACTGATGCGTGGGTTtaatgatgatgagatatgTGATTTTGTAGAGCTAACACGCAATAAACCAATTAATGTTCGATTCATTGAATTCATGCCTTTTGATGGAAATGTTTGGAATGTCAAGAAGCTTGTACCGTACTCAGAGATGTTGGATACAGTG GTAAAAAAGTTTCCTGGACTCAAGAGATTACAAGATTACCCAACGGAAACAGCcaagaatttcaaaattgatgGGCATTGTGGTACTGTCTCTTTCATTACATCTATGACTGAGCATTTTTGTGCTGGTTGCAGTAGATTGCGACTTTTGGCTGATGGGAACTTCAAAGTATGCCTCTTTGGTCCTTCAGAG GTTAGCTTAAGGGATCCCCTCCGCCAGAATGCGACTGATGATGAGCTCAGGGAAATAATTGGGGCAGCG GTAAAAAGGAAGAAAGCTTCACATGCTGGGATGTTTGATATTGCAAAGACGGCTAATAGACCTATGATACATATTGGTGGCTAA
- the LOC123197013 gene encoding VQ motif-containing protein 17-like gives MTWNELHQAIYLRCFISLLSSNLQLIFICTTLVYSTLFFSSISAPIICAFFQAETMEEEDMRMVSSDHSTPSSTQLPMHKINSHKFKPKIRIIHIFAPEITNTEVANFRELVQRLTGKAAAAETKGMIMKKKRKLPTSRSSFIHHAKPAASLLPTGCGDQVHNIKEDENESSSTGFFDGFTDMDGFIQ, from the coding sequence ATGACATGGAATGAATTGCATCAAGCCATATACCTACGTTGCTTCATTTCACTCTTGTCATCCAACTTGCAGTTAATTTTCATTTGCACCACTCTTGTATATTCAACTCTTTTCTTCTCATCTATTTCGGCCCCAATTATATGTGCCTTCTTCCAAGCAGAAACCATGGAAGAGGAAGATATGAGGATGGTGTCAAGTGATCATTCAACTCCATCGTCAACTCAACTGCCCATGCACAAAATCAATTCCCACAAATTCAAACCCAAGATTCGGATAATTCACATATTTGCACCAGAAATCACAAACACCGAAGTAGCAAATTTTCGAGAGCTTGTGCAAAGACTCACTGGGAAAGCTGCAGCTGCAGAAACAAAAGGAATgataatgaagaagaaaaggaaactTCCAACTAGCAGATCAAGCTTCATTCATCATGCAAAGCCTGCAGCGAGTTTATTGCCTACCGGGTGTGGGGATCAAGTTCATAATATTAAGGAAGACGAAAATGAGAGTAGTTCAACTGGTTTCTTCGATGGCTTTACAGATATGGATGGTTTTATTCAATAG
- the LOC123197017 gene encoding uncharacterized protein LOC123197017: MMIEGGLQDILIKVLMFAVVQALVYLILSKSSNIFSKSKYKRSHSFKPARSVSIRRMMAALQDLPAGGEPSPTTTNQDHPTAS, from the coding sequence ATGATGATTGAAGGTGGGTTACAGGATATTTTGATCAAGGTGTTGATGTTTGCTGTTGTTCAAGCTCTGGTTTATCTCATCCTTTCTAAATCGTCAAACATCTTCTCCAAATCCAAGTACAAGAGATCGCATAGTTTCAAACCAGCTCGATCCGTTAGTATTCGAAGGATGATGGCTGCTCTCCAAGACTTGCCTGCAGGTGGAGAGCCATCACCGACTACTACAAATCAAGATCATCCAACTGCGTCTTAA
- the LOC123195551 gene encoding citrate synthase, mitochondrial translates to MVFFRTVTALSRLRSRVGQQSNLANSVRWLQVQTSSDLDLHSQLKELIPEQQERLKKVKSELGKCQLGNITVDMVIGGMRGMTGLLWETSLLDPDEGIRFRGLSIPECQKLLPAAKPGGEPLPEGLLWLLLTGKVPTKEQVDALSKELSDRATVPDYVYKAIDALPETAHPMTQFANGVMALQVQSEFQKAYEKGIHKSKYWEPTYEDSLNLIARVPAVAAYVYRRVYKDGKVIPKDDLLDYGANFSHMLGFDDPKMHELMRLYVTIHSDHEGGNVSAHTGHLVASALSDPYLSFAAALNGLAGPLHGLANQEVLLWIKSVVEECGENISKEQLNDYVWKTLNSGKVVPGFGHGVLRQTDPRYICQREFALKHLPNDPLFQLVSKLFEVVPPILTELGKVKNPWPNVDAHSGVLLNHFGLTEARYYTVLFGVSRSLGICSQLIWDRALGLPLERPKSVTLDWIEKNCKKAA, encoded by the exons ATGGTGTTCTTCAGGACTGTAACCGCGCTTTCTCGCCTACGTTCTCGCGTc GGACAACAATCTAATCTCGCCAATTCTGTCAGATGGCTTCAAGTGCAAACCTCTTCCGATCTT GATCTCCATTCTCAGCTGAAAGAATTGATTCCTGAGCAACAG GAACGCCTGAAGAAAGTAAAGTCAGAGCTTGGAAAATGCCAGTTGGGAAATATTACAGTTGATAtg GTTATTGGTGGGATGAGAGGAATGACAGGCCTGCTGTGGGAAACCTCATTACTTGACCCCGATGAG GGAATTCGCTTTAGGGGTCTGTCGATTCCTGAATGCCAGAAATTATTACCAGCAGCAAAGCCTGGTGGGGAGCCTTTGCCTGAGGGTCTTCTGTGGCTTCTTTTAACTGGAAAG GTGCCAACCAAAGAGCAGGTTGATGCCTTATCGAAGGAACTGAGTGATCGTGCCACTGTCCCTG ATTATGTGTACAAGGCCATTGATGCCCTACCTGAAACAGCACATCCAATGACTCAGTTTGCAAATGGTGTTATGGCccttcag GTCCAAAGTGAATTCCAGAAGGCATATGAGAAGGGGATTCATAAATCAAA GTACTGGGAACCAACATATGAGGACTCTCTTAATTTGATTGCTCGTGTGCCGGCCGTTGCTGCATATGTTTATCGACG GGTATACAAGGATGGAAAAGTTATTCCCAAAGATGATTTGCTGGATTATGGTGCTAACTTTTCACACATGTTGGGATTCGATGACCCCAAGATGCATGAGCTTATGAGGCTTTATGTCACCATCCATAG TGACCATGAAGGTGGGAACGTTAGTGCGCACACTGGCCACTTG GTTGCTAGTGCCCTGTCAGATCCTTATCTTTCATTTGCGGCTGCATTAAATGGTTTAGCTGGACCACTTCATGGTTTGGCTAATCAG GAAGTTTTGCTCTGGATCAAATCTGTTGTGGAAGAGTGTGGTGAgaacatatccaaggaacaacTGAATGATTACGTCTGGAAAACATTAAATAGCGGAAAG GTTGTTCCTGGATTTGGTCATGGAGTCTTGCGTCAAACAGATCCAAGATACATCTGTCAGAGAGAGTTTGCCTTGAAGCATTTACCTAATGATCCATTATTCCAGCTG GTTTCTAAGCTGTTTGAGGTGGTGCCCCCAATACTTACAGAACTGGGCAAG GTTAAAAACCCCTGGCCCAATGTTGATGCCCACAGTGGGGTGCTGCTGAACCATTTTGGATTGACTGAAGCAAG ATATTATACTGTTCTTTTTGGTGTATCAAGGAGTCTTGGAATTTGCTCTCAG CTGATATGGGACCGAGCTCTTGGGTTGCCACTTGAGAGGCCAAAGAGTGTTACACTAGATTGGATTGAAAAGAATTGCAAGAAAGCAGCTTAA